The following nucleotide sequence is from Corylus avellana chromosome ca7, CavTom2PMs-1.0.
ATATGTAGCCAACCCCAATACGCAACAGTCTGAACATTCTATGGATTAGTTCAATGCCTAGAACAGCGATCAAAACATTTGATATTTATCTACGTTGATGAAGTCAATATATTCTTGCCAAATTTAGCACCAAAATAACATGCCATTAAGTATCAACATTTGTGGGGTCCAGGTGTAGACAGATATATTTAAGCATCCAATTGAGCAAGTCTGTTGGCTAGTATCTAATACACTAATTTAAAACTCTAACAAAGTACTAACGGAAAATTGTGCTGCAAGTCAGAGCCCAACCTTATGTCTCATACACTTCAATAGGTGAAAGCTAAGATGGAAAcaaatgagagtttttttttttgaaatgaagaaaCAAATGACCATTAGAATCATGTTTATAATCAAAACACATAGCTTCCACCAAGGTAACAATGATACCAGCATTCCATGGGAATCAATGTGTTGTATAAGGTCTGCAAGTATTTACCTTAATTACACGGTGGACAATGGGAATCTCACGGCCCTGAATGAATAcatccacaaaaataaaaatattagcatcaagaaaaaaggacaaaaaaggGGGAGAGGGAGTTGAAGAACAAGAGAGCAGCAGATCTCATGCATGCAAACATCCATGCataacaaaataatttcaaaatagtataagaagaaaaatagcatttattattaaatgtcaatatataacataaaataaaaggtttgtGAAAAGCTGCAATAGATTATGAAAATTCAAAGTCACTACTAAAGTTTTCCGTCCAGTTTCATCTTCATGATAATTatgtttgtcattttcttttccaaatgcaATTGCTTTAccattaaaaaccaaaatgaagaagaagaaagaaagaaggttGATCTCTATCAAAACTGAAAGATAAATAGTTACAACCaaaacattcttttttctttttccataacATGTAACTGACAGGATTACCATGGAGGTATCAAATTTTGGCACATTAGTTAAGTGGATTAGCAAATAAAAGGTGCAAGTCCTATTGACATTCTACATtactgttttatttattttctttgtggcAGAGCCTTGAGTTTGTGAATTAATtctgttttttgataagtcaatCTTATAAAAATGCGCAAAGGGGTCGtgcatacaagagaaacacaCTAGATAGAAAAAGAAACACACAGATCTAAAATTTCtaagaatttaaaaaatctgGGACTACTGCAGGCAGccatccaaaaaaattaagagttttgaaCAAAATAGCTTTTAATTCAAACATTGTCCTCTCGCAATTGTCAAAGTTGCGAGCATTTtgttctctccaaatacaccatatTGAATACAGACAAACCAATTTCCAAACTTCTTTATTGTGGTGGCTTCCGAGCTGATCTCTCCAACAAGCCAAAAGCTCCACCACCTGATGGGGCATGACCTACTTTATCTCCAACAGAAGGAAGATCGAAACCCACAAATCCCTGGCCACTTTGCAGTGGAGCAAGAGGTGATTAATAGATTCCCCACTCTTCTTGAACATGCAACACCAACATGCTTCTGTCTTATATTATCCAAAGTTCAGATTTTCCCTAGAGCTGccacacataaaaaaaaacgCCACCCTTGATGGAGCCTTATTTCTACAAATGCTTTTCCAAGGAAAGAAAGGACTAGTGGGAGGACTAAACGCATGGTAAAAGGATTTAACCTCAATCACCTACCTCTTGAAAGGGATCCAACAAATTTATCCTTGTCGCCTCGTCTATCTGAACGAGTATAATAGATCAAAGAACAAGGTAATCGAccccacctcccaatcatgcactaATCTGATAAAGTTAATGTTCCACTATATAGAATCATTAGAAATCTATAATTgattgaaccattttttttatttttttgaatgagaacaaaaatttcataggatatatatttataaattttttctttctcttctccatCTCAAGCcaagaaaagcattttttttttcataagtaattGCAAGTATTATTATAAAGTGCAAAGGCACAACCTAGATACACAGgatgtatacaagagaaacactaattaaaagaagagaagagatcTAAAAAAGCTTGAAAGCCAGAAATATTAAAATCGAAGACAGCAACCCAATGGTAAATTGTCTAAGAGAAGAAAGCCTTTAATTCTGCCAATGACCGCTCACGATCCTCAAAATTCCGATCATTTTtctctccatagacaccacataACGTATGATAGAATCATCTTCCATACTGCATCAAAATGAAGCCTACCAACCTGCCCTCTCCAGCAGCATGCAAAGAGGTCTACCACTCagttaggcataacccaagccaGCCCTACACTATTGAAGATAGCGTTCCAAACTCAAAATTCCgatcatttctctccctccatagacaccacataAGGCAAGACAGAATCATCTTCCATACTGCATCAAAATGAAGCCTACCAACCTGCCCTCTCCAACATGCAAAGAGGTCTACCACTCggttaggcataacccaagccaGCCCTACACTGTTGAAGATAGTGTTCCAAAGAGCGTTGGCACTCTCACAAAGGAGCAGAAGGTGATCTACTGACTCCCTATTCTTCTTACAAATGCaacaccaatcaaccacaacGATATGCCTCTTCCTAAGGTTGTCCATGGTGAAGATCTTCCCTAAAGTGgtcgaccaagcaaaaaacgccactTTCAAGGGAGTTTTATtctgccaaatactcttccaaggaaaatgaGTACTATAATGAGGTACAAGTGATCTAATGTCGAACAAACCTCTCTTGGAAGGTACCCAATAAAGCTTGTCTTCACCACCCCAGCTAAATCTTAAGGAATACAACGAATTGAAGAACAAGGTGAAGAGATCCACCCCCCAATTGTGAGCTGctctaaaaaagtaaatattccACTTATGAGAAGCACTAGAGAGATCCACATAGCCTGCCACGGAAGCTTCCTTAAAACAGGCCATACTAAACATTCAGAAAAGCAATCTTGAGGGCTTGATCCCCGCACCACCCGTCATGCTAGAATCTAAATATTGGAACCGTCACTCACCTCAAAACTAGTATGGCTAAACAACTCTCTCTAACCCCTcctgatattttttcaaaaccccATCCCATAGGACTCATGGACCTCAtgagaacaccacccaccctaCAAGCTACTGTAATTAGAACCCACAACCACCCTCTCATGTGCATAGCGCTAAAGCCACTTCCCCAAAAGTGTTCGgttaaacaaaagtaaattcCAGATCTGCAACCCTCCTTCAGAAATTGGAGTGCACACCTTAGGCCAACTAACCAAATGGAATTTAAACTCTTCACCAATGCTGTCCCACAAAAAATCCCGCTACAACTTCTCTATGCAATTGGCAACACCAACTGggggagagaaaaaagagacaTGAAGTTGGTAGATTATATAAAGTGCTTTTAATCAAGGACCTCTCCCTTTGACAAGTACATCATCTTCCATCCCGCCAAACGGTGTTCTACTTTCTCAATAATGTTGTCTCAAATAGATTTGGCCTTGAACATAGCTCCCAAGGGAAGGCCTAGGTATTTCATAGGCAAAGAAGAAACCCTACAGCTTAGAATGATGGCCATACTTCAACATTAGTGACATTTTCAACAGGGACCAACTCTGATTTAGCCATATTAATCCTCAAATCTAATACGcttcaaagcataaaaacaaGCCACACAAGCTACAAAGATAATTTGGATTTGCCCCGCAAAAAATTCAAGTGTCATTTGCAAACAAAAGGTGAGAAATATTGAGGCACTCCCACTCCTAGTCCCACCGGGAAGCCTAATAATAGCTCCTCATTCACTATAttagaaatcattttacttaATGCCTCCATACCAATAAGAAACAGAAAAGGAGACAAAGGATCTCTATGTCTCAAGCCACAAGGACAACTAAAGAAACCTGACGGAGTGCCATTCACCAATACCGAAAAAGGTCACCGAAGAGATACAAAAAGCTATCCAGTTaaccatttctccccaaatccAAACCTCCTCAGCAAATACAATACGAATTCCCAAATGACATGGTCATAGGCCTTCTCAATATCCAACTTGCACAATACACCTAGTTCCCCAAATTTGATCCTACTATCCAGGCACTCATTGGCTATGAGGACAGAGTCAAGAATCTGCCTATCCTTAATGAAAGCATTCTGAGGCTTAGAAATGATCTTCTCCATTACCAATCTCAACCTGTTAGCTATAACGCTGACAACGTTCTTTTAAACTCCACCCACTAAGCTAATAGGTCGAAAATCCTTAATGTCAACAGCCCCTTACTTCTTTAGTATAAAGGAAAGGAAGGTGGCATTAAGGCTTTTCTCAAACATACCTCTAGTATGAAATCATGGAAAACATTCATTATGTCTACTTTGAGCACCTCCCAACAAGATTGGAAGAAACCCATAGTAAAACCGTCGGGTCAGAACCTTGTCACAATTAAGGGCATTCACCACTGCGAAGACCTCTTCTTCCTCAAATAGTCTCTCCAACCAAATGGCCTCATCCCCCCAATGGAATTAAAAATAAGGCCATCCAACCTAGGCCGCCAACTAAAttgttgtttggtaaacaaGTTATCATAGAACTGCACAATGTGTTCTCTAAACACAAACTGATCTGAAGAAACTACATCATTAACCACCAACTAATCAATGGAATTATTTCTTCTATTCGAATTGGTCACTCGATGAAAGAACTTTATGCACTTGTCACCCTCTCTTAACCACAGCGCCCTGGATTTTTCCACCAACTCACCTCTTCCAAAAGAGTTGACCTCTccaaatcattaaatcattaatcAATGTAACCTTCCTTGTTTTCTCCTCCTCGTTGAAACCTCTCTCTTCTTCCAAGCCTTCATAAACTCGTAAGTCATCCCAGAGaagctttttctttctctctacaTTTCCACACGCCTCATTCCAAACTCTTAAATCAACTTTCAAAGCCTTAAGTTTACAAGCCAAAATATAACTTGAAGCCCCCAAAAATGATAAGAGGGCACATTGGAAGAGAAGCCAAGAACTTAAGGATCAATCCTAATAGCATGCTATTCGAGTGAAATTGAATCCCAGAAGTTCTTCAACTAGTACCCAGTCCCAACCATTTTTCATACACTATCTACAACATCCCTTCATCTAGAACCATATCTTCCATAAATTACCTAGTGCTTCTATAAAGTTAGCTTAACTAATATGATCAGTTACATAATTTCTTCTCACTTGTAGAAGAACATACCCTTTTACTCTATATGATCCTTCTATTTGATAGATGTCTAAACATGACTAGGGAGATGTAAAATGATAACTCAACAGCACTATCACTATTCAGTTTCTAACAAAAGCAATTATGCTTGCCCTCCAAGAGCTTGGGGTAAATGAAAATGGTTTCAACCCAGTGTGTTTACTGAAAGAAaactatcaacaattttgaatACAAAGCCAATATCATAATGAACTAGAGtgcaaagaataaaagaaaaaaatatattaaaaggAACTTACATCAACATTAAAAACAACAATCTCCCCTGCACGAATAGGATCGTTGCTCATGTGCAAGAACAAGATGTCCCCCTGCATGACATGAAAGGTTAAAACTTAAGCAAGGTGAGGACAACATTGCGATCGAATAACCAAATATATGAAGCAGACTTATTTAGAATACGATCCATTGCAAGCATAAATGCAATTGCTTTCTCCTCCATTAAAATTCCACCATGGAAAACAACTTTCTGAGAAGATACTTTGCTAAAGAAAGAACCAATCAGTGCTTCCCTACAGATGTAAACAATaaatagggagaaaaaaaaatatttcttctctaattttcttaaaaacattaTAGGGGTATGCAGTTTTCCTCTATGCTTGCAGAAGTAGCTTTACAAATGAAAGAGAGAGTTGGAAGCTTTCACACATTAGATTGACTTACCCTCTTGAAGCCAGGTTCCATGCTCCCAGAAAGGACGACAACAACAGGAGATTCACTGCCAGTAATGCACATTAATGCCTTCCATATTATTAGCGCAGATGTAACAATCATGCCTGGGACAAAACCATAACATTTATGTAAAGAAATTTTATGCTGACAGGTTAGGAAACAACAATATTGAGAATAGTTCTTTACAGCATTGTATTTCAAAGTGAAACATCTGTACCATCATATACAAATGTGTTCAATTCAAGAaagaagttttgaaaaaaaacaaaaacgactTGGTCAAAATTTTGGATCAGAGCCCCTCCGATCGAAGAGCAACAAATTCTTTTCAGTATCAACAATTTAAGATCTCAGAGGTTCTGAAAATTTGAGAAACCGACTTATTTCAGGATAGAAAGGATAAATAACCTCGAAGCTATATCCATTTGTACTGAATACagaatcacaaaaaaaaaaaaaaagtaacacaTTTTACCTTGAAAACAAGGTTTAGAACCACAATCCATGTTTTTAGAATGAAACAACTTTTTGGAGGATTTTGAAGATCTAATTGTTCAAACTCCATAAAATCTGAAACATTTTGATTCACATATACGCTAGAATTTTTAATACGCTGGATTCTGCTGCTACTTCTGATGAACAGAGTTTTGAAAAATCTACATTGGAGCAATTACCATATGTTGGGCTACCAATGCTAAcattttacaataaaaaaccGGGAGACAACAGTAACAAAGGCATGTAATTTAAAGCAACACGGTTGAAGAACCTAATTGGTGAAGAGATATAGGGCAGGGGCTCCTAATtggtaaaaattgaaaatcccaATTCAACGACGCCAAAAGAATCACATCATGCCCAGTAAATCATAGGTTTTTGCTCCATTGAGCCtcaaaagaacataaaaattacatatatcgTTAAGAGCTTCAATTTTTAATCTATGCCCACATTTTTCTCATCCGCCAAACAGAGCACAGAACACGTAAGTTTCCACCCCATTTTTTCTCACCCCTCAGTCAGTATCATGCAACAATTTCAAGCAGAAATCAAGAAAATTCTACAAAAGGCATATACACCTATACATGTACGTGTAGATATGggtgtagagagagagaaagagagaaggacGCTAACCGAGGCTGACACCCTGAGTGAGAACCTGGCGGATCTGAAGGGATTTGATGGAGTCCATTTGCTCACCGACCCACCCCATTTGTTTTCGGCGACTCTgctctctcactctcttctGCTTTCTCTTCTTACTTTGCTCGGAGACCTTCGGCAGAGGGCcgtttcatttatttttagagaaaaacaaatttagttttgggttttgatgcgattttaattaatttaatctttttattttaaattttggaagtAAATTAAATTTGCTTTTGGTTTCAAATAATCTTTCGTCTAATTAATTGAAAGCATATCACATTAAACCaatcaataatataatataagttTTATTTGACCAATTATGCACCAATCATaagcttattttaaattaaaaaaatgggtaaCTTTACTTAGCCCAGCAAGTATTGCATTTTGCAGCAGCTTCTCAAATATTTAAGTCTCAactttaatgttttgttttgtttttttttttgtttttttgacatgtccacacaagaaaagaggaagaaggaattcgaactagtgacctctgcttcatgaggcgtggtttaCAGCCGATTAAACTTTCATTTCGTTCGAGTTAGCCCCTCAGTTAGTATTTAATAGGAAATTCTAACGGAGGGGTGCGAAATTTATAAAATGcactcattttatattaaaaaaaacttctgACCTATGGATTTACTGGTGGATATAACCCACCCACCTTATGATCCacgggtcatattattattattattttttagaaaaaaaaaaaaaaaaaccacaggATCACAAGTGATGACCCAATGGGTCACCAAGTGAACCGCTGTGGGTCATCCCATCGTGGGTCCTTGTGACCGACGGCGGGTCACTTGTGACCACTGGCGGTCACATGGTGACCCACGGTGGTCACCAAATGACCCATCGTGGGTCACCCCAAAATACCCACAATGGGTCtttgtttcatttatttatttaattcttttttaaatagtaataataattttttatttgtaaataagagtaaatttggaattttttttttaaaaaaaaaggagtataAAGGTCTTTTTACCATTTCTACCGTCTCATTTAACCCCAAGatctaagagcatctccagcagggcttttaaactaacttttaagttaaatttaacaattttggtGCTCTAACAGACCTTCTAAAATAGCAATTTTCCTAAACTTTGTTACAATgtactttcatatttgaaagttcattgTTGCATATTCTAAACATTGTTTATTCTTTatttctcctctcttctctctcttcctctctcatttatctataataaaaaatagattaaaaaaacaatatttaaataaagtagattGTAAAATAGATAGTCTGTTGGAGTTCATTgtaaaaaattagtagctaaactaaaaaagttgattttgagtgGCTAAAATAGCTATcaactgctggagatgctctaacgGAATGGGGGTAAGTGGAACGAAATGAAAGTTTAATACACCAAAATGAAAGACTTTAAACATTTGAGGAATGTTTGCAAAAGACGTGACATTTCAGGAAATAAGTGAAgttacccttaaaaaaaatgtaaaaaaacaaatttctttttttcattgggGTGACCAACCACCACTAATTAACGAGAAAGGCCATCCCTTATTAGATAAAGATCGAAGAGTAGCGAATCTTTTCTCATGAAAGGCTACATTTCCTCACAAAGGGATGGCGACACCTCTATGTAAAGAGTAACTCCCTCACTAATTAGGATCGGTCcccactaaagaaaaaaaaaataaatagtttttatttatttattttataatcatttcCCCAtcagaattatgtttactttccatACTCGGATTATGAttactttcctactaagattagatttactttccatgtcaaaataaataaagattagatttactttctctactagaagtaggtttactttatTGCAAagatttctcttttataaataggctagcttattatgtaaaactcaatccattgaattattatcaaatcaaataattatctctcaaatactctgtaaagttttatttttcttttaatctgtaagcttgttttatcttttgggtagaagatgaagacgcttctccttgcagaatcaaagacgctgctctttagttagttaccttagtcttccacTACGACCATCGATCACTCGCcacttctcttattttttaaattttaaatttcaaaacgTAAGATATATCtataattttaagtaattatGTTATGTTGGCAAGTATAGTTAGTACATAATGTGTTAAATGAGAATCACGTGGTATTAATAATTGATCTAGCATATCATTGATTAATTGGATAGTATATAGACcaaatgaaaatttaagaactaaatttgattgtttccattatttttctcctgttttttgtattattttatcataaaatggtaaatgataaaataatagaaGTTGTTAGAGATAATATATATGAGTTGTCTCACATTGCCTAAGCGAGAAGAGGCTTTGGCCATTGGCTTGTATAAAAGCTTCATCcccttgtcccacattgctaaggAATGAAACACATTCATCATGtgctctctataaataaagaagaCTCTTATGTatttaaatcattcaataaaagcaATATGTAGCCTATAGGactttagtgtgtggatgtagggATATTgtcgaaccaccttaatcttgtgtttctttatttattattctgcTTTATATTTCTGCATTATAAAATCTTTCATGATATCAGAGCTAATAGGCTAACGCCAATTGTTAGATTCTGGGTTATtagttctgataccatgaaagattTTATAATGCGGAAATATAAAGtggaataataaataaagagacacaagattaaggtggttcagcAATATGCCTACAACCACACACATAAGTCCCATAGGCTACATATTGCctttattgaatgatttaaatATATAAGTGTCttatctatttatagagagcACATGAGAAATGAGTTTCATTCCTTAGCAATGTGGGATAAGACGATGAGGGTTTTATACATGTCAATGGCCAAAGCCTCTCATCACTTAAGCAATGTGGGATAACCcattaggggtgtcaaggcggttatggttagtagatttcactaactgcttagcggttaacggttagcggttagtgaaatagataaccgcccgctaactgctttttcaaaattaggcctttttttttgctttctttagggctttttgggctttttttttccctcatgtttttgttgttggtatttttagtgtcttcttgggcccaattgctataaaaatagcccatattgaaaagtcaaaaatatttgacccaaaatttacatttacttatactttaaaaaaatttccttaaatattaaatcataaccggttaactttttttttttttttttttttttttttttaaaaaaaaagcaacatataaaaaataaaataaaattcaacacaacatataaaaaaaagttcagaattcagacaactgtcacaacatataatgataatacattaatacttaaattgtgtttttaagtaacacattggtcattgtttagtctaatgtcaattacttaatttgatattatacgaatcatatcatcattgtacattaataatatgattcacttgaagtcttgaataaagtatttggattgtcattgaatcatatgattaagtattgatattatacatttatattattcatatgcatacatagacttatatagacttataacatatatagacttataagtttataacatacattagaaataagtttctagatatttaattgttgtattagtatgaattggtatacttatgagttatgtcatattatagatgtataatttgttattatataatcaaatgatttaatgatcaattgatcatgtgatataatcatataaattatagtgacaatatattaatactcaaattgtgatttaattatttttaaaaaaaattatgatttaatgatcaagtgattatgttatatgtataaatatttttataattataattataaaaatatattatataaaaatgcggttagcggttacggttagtaaacccaataatcgctaaccgATAGGCAgttaggcagttagcggttaatacggttaagcggttaagcgattagcggttataacggttagcgcttttaaccgcccgcattgacacccctatgaCCCATATATTATCTCtaacagaaataaaataaagcatgttttttataagtgatcaagaatgaataaaataaataaagctttcATAAACAACGATGTGGAAATTCTCTTAACAAGGCATCTTATTCAATTTAACCCTCGTACATTTGAGACTTCATAGAGTTGTTTTAGAAGagaattaattataattgttttgttttaaaaaagcaCTCTATTTTATAATAAAGTTGTAGAATGAGTTCATCCAAGTTATTAAAGTGTGAAGTTATTTTCCGTCaccagccaaaaaaaaaaaaaaaatgcatcttATTGGTAAAATGTATGGTTGACATAGTTATTAAATGTGAAGTTCATCAAAGGCACAAATGTCATATGGAGCGTCTGATTGGTTGAAATTACGTGTTCATCCAAA
It contains:
- the LOC132187533 gene encoding uncharacterized protein LOC132187533, which gives rise to MGWVGEQMDSIKSLQIRQVLTQGVSLGMIVTSALIIWKALMCITGSESPVVVVLSGSMEPGFKRGDILFLHMSNDPIRAGEIVVFNVDGREIPIVHRVIKVHEREDTGEVDVLTKGDNNYGDDRLLYAHGQLWLQRHHIMGRAVGFLPYVGWVTIIMTEKPIIKYILIGALGLLVITSKD